A stretch of Macadamia integrifolia cultivar HAES 741 chromosome 7, SCU_Mint_v3, whole genome shotgun sequence DNA encodes these proteins:
- the LOC122083341 gene encoding acidic leucine-rich nuclear phosphoprotein 32-related protein-like yields the protein MDEVWERAVETALDGQTDCASARSLTLDGAVKCVQGRLPPPILLEKFENLEHLSIANVGVSSLEKFPRLRHLQKLILSDNRIAGGLEFLVEAGLESLRDLDLSNNRIQFLEDLAPLAQLKLVSLDLYECPVTRIKDYRSKVFGLIKSLKYLDKMDADENERPESDEEEEDDEDDEEDDPGSGEIDGEDRSGKMGNGGSVGGGRVLVDVDEDEESDADEEETEITRVANGSISHHQSNGYRVAASTDGDEDEEDVEDEEEEDLGEEIDEDDAEDEDVVEVHEIEDSDDEEDGVEEDDGGEDEDDEDEVEDDEEDAEPGITGRLTSTEGEIDGHEQGEEDENGEIGEEEQGVEEGDYEEDDGDDEVKTLLFLSLPLQEALCLF from the coding sequence ATGGATGAGGTTTGGGAGAGGGCTGTGGAAACGGCGCTCGACGGCCAAACCGATTGCGCTTCTGCACGTTCCTTAACCCTGGATGGCGCAGTGAAATGCGTACAGGGCCGTCTGCCTCCTCCAATCTTGCTAGAGAAATTTGAGAACCTCGAGCACCTCTCCATTGCAAACGTTGGTGTTTCTTCCCTAGAGAAGTTTCCTCGTCTTCGTCATCTGCAGAAGCTTATCCTCTCTGACAATCGTATTGCTGGCGGCCTTGAATTTCTCGTTGAAGCCGGTCTGGAGTCGCTTCGGGACCTTGATCTCTCTAACAATCGAATCCAATTCCTGGAAGACCTGGCTCCACTTGCGCAGCTTAAGCTTGTCTCGCTCGATCTCTATGAGTGTCCTGTCACGCGGATCAAAGATTACCGATCTAAGGTCTTTGGATTGATCAAATCTCTAAAGTACTTGGACAAGATGGATGCCGATGAGAATGAGCGGCCAGAGTctgatgaggaggaggaagatgatgaagatgacgaAGAGGATGATCCTGGGAGTGGAGAAATTGATGGTGAAGATCGGTCGGGGAAGATGGGTAATGGTGGCAGCGTTGGGGGTGGAAGAGTCCTTGTCGATGTTGATGAGGATGAGGAGAGCGATGCGGACGAAGAGGAGACAGAGATAACCAGAGTCGCGAATGGATCGATTTCGCATCATCAGTCTAATGGCTATCGGGTGGCGGCCTCAACAGACGGAGACGAGGATGAGGAAGATgtagaagacgaagaagaagaagatttgggTGAGGAGATTGATGAAGACGATgctgaagatgaggatgttgtcGAGGTTCATGAGATTGAggacagtgatgatgaggaagatGGGGTCGAAGAGGATGATGGTGGTGAAGACGAGGATGACGAAGATGAGGTAGAGGACGATGAGGAAGATGCAGAGCCTGGAATTACGGGGCGTCTGACTAGCACCGAAGGTGAGATTGATGGCCATGAACAGGGAGAGGAAGACGAAAATGGAGAGATTGGGGAGGAGGAGCAGGGCGTTGAAGAAGGAGACTATGAAGAAGATGACGGTGACGATGAGGTGAAAACTctgctttttctttctctacctCTGCAAGAGgctctttgtttattttaa